In a single window of the Ignavibacteriales bacterium genome:
- a CDS encoding SRPBCC domain-containing protein, whose product MSDNNFSISFSVDQSPEEVFKAINNVCEWWSEAIEGDTDKLNAEFSYHFKDIHRCKMKIIEFIPNKKVVWYVLDNYFNFTQDKTEWKDTKISFEISKKGDKTEALFTHIGLVPQYECYKICSDGWSTYINSSLRNLITTGKGQPNIGEAITDSERHLVK is encoded by the coding sequence ATGAGTGATAATAATTTTTCAATTAGCTTTTCAGTGGATCAAAGTCCGGAAGAAGTTTTTAAGGCAATCAATAACGTTTGTGAGTGGTGGTCAGAAGCAATTGAAGGTGATACCGACAAGCTCAATGCAGAGTTTAGCTATCATTTCAAAGATATCCACCGCTGCAAAATGAAAATAATTGAGTTCATTCCCAACAAAAAAGTCGTTTGGTATGTGCTGGACAACTACTTTAATTTTACACAAGACAAAACCGAGTGGAAGGACACAAAAATCAGTTTCGAAATATCTAAAAAAGGCGATAAAACGGAAGCGCTCTTCACTCATATTGGCTTAGTTCCCCAATATGAATGCTACAAAATTTGCTCAGACGGATGGAGCACTTATATTAACAGCAGTTTGCGCAATCTGATTACGACAGGTAAAGGGCAGCCCAACATTGGGGAAGCCATTACCGATAGTGAGCGGCACTTAGTTAAATAA
- a CDS encoding DUF4395 domain-containing protein has protein sequence MNKIIKFGEEVEGYNIPVLNERKIRAAAGILFVIMFTSIMLAALKGDFLMIKYAITIFLTDIVIRVFINPKFSPSLIIGRLIVRNQVPEYVGAQQKKFAWIIGIVLASIIFIHLVVVNAYSPITGLGCLICLIFLFFETAFGICLGCKFYSIIYKEKAQHCPGKVCDVKSKQDIQKTSRVQILIVFGFIVYIFVAVFLFNDNFSKKPYDLFGIESSTQEK, from the coding sequence ATGAATAAAATTATAAAATTTGGAGAAGAAGTTGAAGGATATAACATACCTGTTTTAAATGAACGGAAAATAAGAGCAGCAGCCGGAATATTATTTGTAATTATGTTTACCTCAATAATGTTAGCGGCTCTAAAAGGGGATTTTTTAATGATAAAGTATGCAATAACGATATTCCTTACAGATATTGTAATACGTGTTTTTATTAATCCAAAATTTTCTCCTTCCTTAATAATTGGGCGATTGATTGTTAGGAATCAAGTTCCAGAATATGTTGGTGCTCAACAAAAAAAATTCGCCTGGATAATAGGTATAGTTTTGGCATCCATAATATTCATTCATTTAGTGGTAGTAAATGCATACAGCCCAATAACTGGTCTAGGCTGTCTAATTTGTCTGATATTCTTATTTTTTGAAACAGCTTTTGGAATTTGTTTAGGTTGTAAATTTTATTCGATTATTTATAAAGAAAAAGCTCAACACTGCCCTGGTAAAGTTTGTGATGTAAAATCAAAACAAGATATTCAAAAAACATCCAGGGTTCAGATACTTATTGTTTTTGGATTCATTGTATACATTTTCGTCGCAGTATTTTTATTTAATGATAATTTTAGTAAAAAACCATATGACTTGTTTGGAATTGAAAGTTCTACTCAAGAAAAATAA
- a CDS encoding NnrU family protein: protein MKYLILSLMWIGYCALHSFLISIKFTNIITRLLKNFYAFYRLFYVLISLVLLVLLINYTSKYDNEIIISYSSPWSIIRYILMYGSLLIFFWAFFFNYDSLSFFGIRQILNIGKLKKANPSEEIKKNGLLGVIRHPMYLCLIIYLWSQTFKKIDIIVNAILTIYVIIGTLLEENKLVLEFGDAYLKYQKEVPMLIPFTKKSNMHIP from the coding sequence ATGAAATATTTAATTCTCTCTTTAATGTGGATTGGATACTGCGCTCTGCATAGCTTTTTAATTAGCATAAAGTTTACAAATATTATTACTCGCTTATTAAAGAACTTTTATGCTTTTTACAGACTTTTTTATGTGTTGATTTCTTTAGTCTTGCTTGTTTTACTAATCAATTATACTTCAAAGTATGATAATGAAATTATAATATCATACAGCTCCCCTTGGTCAATAATACGGTATATATTGATGTATGGTTCATTACTAATATTCTTTTGGGCATTTTTCTTCAACTATGATTCTCTTTCGTTTTTCGGAATCCGTCAAATACTAAATATTGGAAAATTAAAAAAAGCAAATCCTTCTGAGGAAATAAAAAAGAATGGACTTTTAGGTGTGATAAGACATCCAATGTATTTATGTCTTATAATTTATTTATGGAGTCAAACCTTTAAAAAGATTGATATAATAGTGAACGCTATATTAACAATCTATGTCATCATTGGCACCTTGCTTGAGGAGAATAAATTAGTTTTAGAATTTGGTGATGCTTATCTGAAGTATCAAAAAGAAGTGCCGATGTTAATCCCATTTACAAAAAAAAGTAATATGCACATACCATAA
- a CDS encoding dihydrofolate reductase family protein produces MLEHISLDGVIQAPGGPDEDTSGGFAYGGWIAPYSDAILGTVLRRQMNMPFDLLLGRKTFEIWTPFWPQHADAWLGVNTATKYVASNTMTFSEWQPSVFLNGDIAEKVAEIKQQQGPDLHVWGSGNLIQTLIKHDLVDAFWLMIYPITLGVGKRLFADGTIPAAFKVTENKVTSNGVIVVNYEHAGAITTGSL; encoded by the coding sequence GTGCTTGAACATATTTCCCTTGATGGTGTCATACAAGCCCCAGGCGGGCCAGACGAAGATACCAGCGGAGGCTTCGCGTATGGTGGGTGGATAGCACCATATTCCGACGCGATTCTTGGAACGGTCCTGAGAAGGCAGATGAACATGCCGTTCGACCTATTGTTAGGGCGTAAAACCTTTGAAATTTGGACACCGTTCTGGCCTCAACATGCGGACGCCTGGTTGGGCGTTAACACGGCGACCAAGTACGTCGCATCGAATACCATGACGTTTAGCGAATGGCAGCCGTCCGTGTTTTTAAACGGAGATATTGCAGAAAAAGTCGCCGAAATCAAGCAACAGCAAGGACCGGATTTGCACGTTTGGGGAAGTGGTAATCTCATTCAGACGCTTATCAAGCATGATTTGGTAGATGCGTTCTGGCTGATGATATATCCAATAACGTTGGGTGTTGGAAAACGGTTGTTTGCCGATGGCACGATCCCAGCAGCGTTCAAGGTAACGGAAAACAAAGTAACATCGAATGGCGTCATTGTTGTGAATTACGAGCATGCAGGTGCAATCACAACCGGAAGTTTATGA
- a CDS encoding class I SAM-dependent methyltransferase, whose translation MKLPQFLAKQFLSKQLAHPSGFLGKYVMGRLLNRTTSSHNTMVLNQMTVQRTDRVLEIGFGGGALLEKIVQKASDGFVAGLELSEEMVTNSRERFRDLIKTGRLEIKQGTVESLPFPDANFNKACTVNTIYFWSDLDRCFAELFRVIKSGGELVIGYTAGKDVSGAGLDKCGFIPYSTDELKVALIAQGFKPGLLKSGSDKRGNYLVLTAQHLG comes from the coding sequence ATGAAGTTACCTCAATTCTTAGCCAAACAATTTTTATCGAAGCAATTGGCTCATCCTTCAGGTTTCCTTGGGAAATATGTAATGGGACGTCTTCTAAATCGCACAACATCTTCTCATAATACAATGGTGCTTAACCAAATGACCGTTCAGCGAACAGATCGTGTACTTGAGATAGGATTTGGTGGTGGAGCTTTGCTTGAGAAAATAGTTCAGAAGGCGTCGGATGGATTTGTTGCTGGTCTTGAACTCTCTGAAGAGATGGTAACAAATAGCAGAGAACGATTTCGAGATTTGATCAAGACTGGTCGTCTAGAGATTAAGCAAGGAACCGTTGAGTCATTACCATTTCCTGATGCAAATTTTAATAAAGCTTGCACTGTGAATACTATTTACTTCTGGTCCGATCTTGATAGATGTTTTGCGGAGTTGTTTCGAGTTATTAAGTCTGGTGGCGAGTTGGTAATTGGATACACAGCAGGTAAAGACGTAAGTGGAGCAGGATTAGATAAATGCGGATTTATACCTTATTCAACTGATGAACTAAAGGTTGCTCTCATAGCACAAGGATTTAAACCGGGATTGCTTAAATCAGGTTCTGACAAGCGAGGTAATTATCTTGTACTCACTGCTCAACATTTGGGCTAA
- a CDS encoding type II toxin-antitoxin system RelE/ParE family toxin codes for MKFKVNFVSDGENDLFEIYKYVYLNDSEENAERLFDKLYQKCLALQEIPKRGHVPPELRLLELENFLEVYYKPYRIIYQIVKEEVFIYCILDGRRDIQKLLQERLIRG; via the coding sequence ATGAAATTCAAAGTTAATTTTGTTTCCGATGGTGAGAACGACTTGTTTGAAATCTATAAATATGTTTATTTAAATGATTCTGAAGAAAATGCAGAAAGATTATTTGATAAACTATATCAAAAATGTTTGGCTCTTCAAGAAATTCCAAAGAGAGGTCATGTTCCCCCAGAGTTAAGATTATTGGAATTAGAAAACTTTTTAGAAGTCTATTACAAACCTTACAGAATCATTTATCAAATAGTAAAAGAAGAAGTGTTTATATATTGTATTTTGGATGGTCGAAGAGATATTCAAAAATTATTACAAGAAAGATTAATAAGAGGTTAA
- a CDS encoding type II toxin-antitoxin system Phd/YefM family antitoxin — translation MKFSESIKSISYLKTHASEVIRDIAENQRTMVITHNGEAKVIIQDVKIFEQTQEALALLKILALSGKNLKQRNYKPLDKTFKDVRKKINEFKRSRNEIQS, via the coding sequence ATGAAGTTTAGTGAATCAATAAAATCAATCAGCTATTTGAAAACTCACGCATCTGAAGTAATTCGTGATATTGCTGAAAATCAAAGAACTATGGTGATTACTCATAATGGTGAAGCCAAGGTTATAATTCAAGATGTAAAAATATTTGAGCAAACTCAAGAAGCACTGGCTCTTTTGAAAATATTGGCTTTGAGCGGAAAGAATCTGAAACAAAGAAATTACAAACCTCTTGATAAAACTTTCAAAGATGTCAGAAAAAAAATTAATGAGTTTAAGAGAAGTAGAAATGAAATTCAAAGTTAA